A genome region from Parafrankia irregularis includes the following:
- a CDS encoding ABC transporter substrate-binding protein codes for MKPRRTVAAIAAVAAVSVFAAGCGRSGGGELGAEDAPATEAASAAAGDFGSLKDVCGSGDAKTASAQGVTASEINVGVFSDVGFTKNSEFDDAAKVFTSWCNDAGGINGRKIVYNLRDTKMLEVRQRMIEACRDDFAIVGGGAALDSGGVEERLKCLLPDIPAQTSMVDNIGSDLQIDAIGAGHSYARYVGYYKWLITEAHPDSAGAIGFISGDSPVTKTIGAQNVEGMKAVGGTVVYDDLYPAVGVSDWTPYAQAIKSKGVKGLVFLGDFRSLAKLEQVLKSIDYKLDWIDANSNAYGSSFQELGGDAVAFQNNYADLSGVAPLEAKDDIPALEQVEELYKKYAPKADITFPALRAFSSWLLFAKSAQECGDDLTRKCLYDTAREQTDWTAGGLQADVDISETDAPIKCFDVVQLKADGWEIADFKPDTDDLYRCDAPEIKFTGDYGKPLTLASVGKSLSDFQ; via the coding sequence GTGAAACCGCGTAGAACTGTCGCGGCCATCGCCGCCGTTGCGGCGGTGTCCGTGTTCGCTGCCGGGTGCGGCCGGAGCGGGGGCGGCGAGTTAGGCGCCGAGGACGCGCCGGCCACCGAGGCCGCCTCCGCCGCGGCGGGCGACTTCGGCTCCCTGAAGGACGTCTGTGGGTCGGGCGATGCGAAGACCGCGTCCGCTCAGGGCGTCACCGCGAGCGAGATCAACGTCGGTGTCTTCAGTGATGTCGGTTTCACCAAGAACTCGGAGTTCGACGACGCCGCGAAGGTCTTCACCTCGTGGTGCAACGACGCGGGTGGCATCAACGGTCGCAAGATCGTCTACAACCTGCGCGACACGAAGATGCTCGAGGTCCGCCAGCGGATGATCGAGGCCTGTCGCGACGACTTCGCCATTGTGGGCGGTGGCGCCGCACTCGACTCCGGCGGTGTGGAGGAGCGGCTGAAGTGCCTGCTCCCGGACATCCCGGCGCAGACCAGCATGGTCGACAACATCGGTTCGGACCTGCAGATCGACGCGATCGGTGCCGGCCACTCGTACGCCCGCTACGTGGGCTATTACAAGTGGCTGATCACGGAGGCCCACCCGGACTCGGCGGGCGCGATCGGCTTCATCTCCGGTGACTCGCCGGTCACCAAGACCATCGGGGCCCAGAACGTCGAGGGGATGAAGGCGGTGGGCGGCACGGTCGTCTACGACGACCTGTACCCGGCCGTCGGCGTCTCCGACTGGACTCCCTACGCCCAGGCGATCAAGAGCAAGGGCGTCAAGGGCCTGGTCTTCCTGGGTGACTTCCGCAGCCTGGCGAAGCTGGAGCAGGTGCTGAAGTCGATCGACTACAAGCTCGACTGGATCGACGCGAACAGCAACGCCTACGGCTCGTCGTTCCAGGAGCTCGGCGGCGACGCGGTCGCCTTCCAGAACAACTACGCCGACCTCAGTGGCGTGGCGCCGCTGGAGGCGAAGGACGACATCCCCGCCCTCGAGCAGGTCGAGGAGCTGTACAAGAAGTACGCGCCGAAGGCCGACATCACCTTCCCGGCATTGCGCGCGTTCTCCTCGTGGCTGCTTTTCGCGAAGTCGGCCCAGGAGTGCGGTGACGACCTCACCCGCAAATGCCTCTACGACACCGCCCGCGAGCAGACCGACTGGACGGCCGGCGGCCTGCAGGCCGATGTGGACATCTCCGAGACGGATGCCCCGATCAAGTGCTTCGACGTCGTGCAGCTGAAGGCGGACGGCTGGGAGATCGCCGACTTCAAGCCCGACACCGATGACCTCTACCGGTGCGACGCACCGGAGATCAAGTTCACCGGCGACTACGGGAAACCGCTCACTCTGGCCAGCGTCGGCAAGAGCCTGAGCGACTTCCAGTAA
- a CDS encoding carbon-nitrogen family hydrolase, with the protein MVSTDQASPPPLRAVLLQVASPDGESTPARTERVLAALEALDPDETDLVVLPELWATGYFHFDRYEADAQALAGPAVSALRATAARRGFHLVAGSLVERGESGALHNTTAVIGPDGGLRGRYRKIHLFGYQSAEARLLTAGDEVLVAGTPWGGLGVATCYDLRFPELFRLLVDGGAELVVVVSAWPMARLEHWELLLRARAVENQVFVVACNAAGSHSGVELAGTSLVVDPWGVVLARGDTAAGMLRAELDPARLAAVRAEFPVLTHRRLAAVPTGPATTPAGQLAVPIVET; encoded by the coding sequence GTGGTCAGCACGGATCAGGCGAGCCCGCCGCCCCTGCGGGCCGTGCTCCTGCAGGTCGCCTCGCCGGACGGGGAGAGCACACCAGCCAGGACGGAACGAGTGCTGGCCGCGTTGGAGGCCCTCGATCCGGACGAGACGGATCTGGTCGTGCTGCCCGAGCTGTGGGCGACCGGGTACTTCCACTTCGACCGCTACGAGGCGGATGCCCAGGCGCTGGCCGGTCCCGCAGTCTCGGCGTTGCGTGCGACGGCCGCGCGGCGCGGCTTCCATCTCGTCGCCGGCAGCCTGGTCGAACGCGGCGAGAGCGGAGCGCTGCACAACACCACCGCGGTGATCGGGCCGGACGGCGGCCTCCGTGGCCGGTACCGGAAGATCCACCTGTTCGGATACCAGTCGGCGGAGGCGCGACTGCTCACCGCCGGCGACGAGGTCTTGGTGGCGGGCACGCCGTGGGGCGGCCTGGGTGTCGCCACCTGCTACGACCTTCGGTTCCCGGAGCTGTTCCGGCTGCTCGTCGACGGCGGCGCCGAACTGGTCGTGGTCGTGTCGGCCTGGCCGATGGCCCGCCTGGAGCACTGGGAGCTGCTGTTGCGGGCCAGAGCCGTCGAGAACCAGGTCTTCGTGGTCGCCTGCAACGCGGCCGGCAGCCATTCCGGTGTTGAGCTGGCCGGCACGAGCCTTGTCGTCGATCCGTGGGGTGTGGTCCTCGCCCGTGGTGACACCGCGGCGGGGATGCTGCGGGCGGAGCTCGACCCGGCACGGCTCGCGGCGGTCCGTGCCGAGTTCCCCGTCCTCACTCATCGTCGGCTTGCGGCCGTGCCCACGGGACCCGCGACCACGCCCGCGGGCCAGCTGGCCGTGCCGATAGTGGAAACGTAG
- a CDS encoding phospholipid scramblase-related protein encodes MSTPPGWYDDPSGEPGTRWWDGNAWTSHTQPASPPHQQATAPAPLGPGTAPAGQTPVQQQHQQQYGQQPYGQPPAQQVAAQQPPGGWGGPQGYQPPPVQTSATPERIQRQVHERAGVHVPAQGGGTLFSEPVLVVNQKTKLIELTNEYAVFNQQGTQIGSVVEVGQSALKKAVRLVGSIDQYFTHRLEVRDTAGVPQLVLTRPRKLLKSKVIVELPDGREIGRIAQQNVFGKIRFSLEADGVSVGMIKAENWRAWNFSIVDQTDTEVARVTKTWEGLARTLFTSADNYVVQLHRPLPQPMLSLVVASALTIDTALKQDSRGFN; translated from the coding sequence ATGTCAACACCACCCGGCTGGTACGACGATCCATCAGGGGAACCCGGCACCCGCTGGTGGGACGGCAACGCGTGGACCAGCCACACGCAGCCCGCGTCGCCGCCGCACCAGCAGGCCACCGCACCGGCACCGCTCGGGCCGGGGACCGCACCGGCGGGCCAGACGCCGGTCCAGCAGCAGCACCAGCAGCAGTATGGGCAGCAGCCGTACGGGCAGCCGCCGGCCCAGCAGGTTGCGGCGCAGCAGCCGCCGGGTGGCTGGGGCGGGCCGCAGGGCTACCAGCCTCCGCCCGTCCAGACCAGCGCCACACCGGAACGGATCCAGCGGCAGGTCCATGAGCGTGCCGGTGTGCACGTGCCCGCGCAGGGCGGCGGCACGTTGTTCAGCGAGCCCGTCCTTGTCGTCAACCAGAAGACGAAGCTCATCGAGCTGACCAACGAGTACGCCGTCTTCAACCAGCAGGGAACCCAGATCGGCTCGGTCGTGGAGGTCGGCCAGAGCGCGCTGAAGAAGGCCGTGCGGCTCGTCGGGTCGATCGACCAGTACTTCACGCACCGGCTGGAGGTGCGCGACACCGCCGGGGTTCCGCAGCTGGTGCTCACCCGGCCGAGGAAGCTGCTCAAGTCAAAGGTCATCGTGGAGCTGCCGGACGGCCGCGAGATCGGCCGCATCGCCCAGCAGAACGTCTTCGGCAAGATCCGGTTCAGCCTGGAGGCCGACGGCGTGAGCGTCGGCATGATCAAGGCCGAGAACTGGCGGGCGTGGAACTTCTCCATCGTCGACCAGACCGACACCGAGGTCGCCCGGGTGACCAAGACCTGGGAAGGCCTGGCGCGCACCCTGTTCACCTCGGCGGACAACTACGTCGTCCAGCTGCACCGCCCACTGCCCCAGCCGATGCTCAGTCTGGTCGTCGCCTCCGCGCTGACCATCGACACCGCGCTCAAGCAGGATTCCCGAGGCTTCAACTAA
- a CDS encoding DUF4333 domain-containing protein: MTGNIRTTRRGARFAVVGGGLLAALLLVGCEGSVSLGGREVASGDVEQEIVAKFGALFPGQNPAVDCPDSLRAEVGTTMQCQLTDPGDGTTYPVNVTVNTVDGADTKFGLDLVGLTAVSEEEVEQQIMTNFGSQFDRTDLAVDCPSALRAKAGATLQCTLTDPADSTSYPVNVTVDGVDGDSTSFSFELGDAKTA; this comes from the coding sequence ATGACTGGGAACATCCGGACCACTCGGCGTGGGGCGCGGTTCGCGGTGGTCGGTGGCGGCCTGCTGGCCGCACTGCTGCTGGTGGGCTGTGAGGGCTCGGTCTCCCTGGGCGGGCGCGAGGTGGCCTCGGGGGACGTCGAGCAGGAGATCGTCGCGAAGTTCGGTGCGCTGTTCCCGGGCCAGAATCCCGCTGTCGACTGCCCCGACTCGCTGCGGGCCGAGGTGGGCACGACGATGCAGTGCCAGCTGACAGATCCAGGGGATGGCACGACCTACCCGGTGAACGTCACCGTCAACACCGTCGACGGGGCGGACACGAAGTTCGGGCTCGACCTGGTCGGTCTGACGGCCGTCAGCGAGGAGGAGGTCGAACAGCAGATCATGACGAACTTCGGCAGCCAGTTCGACCGCACCGACCTCGCTGTCGACTGCCCGAGTGCGTTGCGGGCAAAGGCGGGAGCGACCCTGCAGTGCACGCTCACCGATCCGGCCGACTCCACCAGCTACCCGGTGAACGTCACGGTCGACGGTGTTGACGGTGACAGCACCAGCTTCAGTTTCGAGCTCGGCGACGCGAAGACCGCCTGA
- a CDS encoding intradiol ring-cleavage dioxygenase: MQERDPARRPILPGLAQRPAADAVDQDTAAGLGILVNRRRMLTFLGVGAASAGLAACGGSTDSTDSSGTGGATAASSNSAEIPEETAGPYPGDGSNGPDVLEQDGIIRSDIRSSFGDASGTAEGIPMTLELTITDLANSAAPFAGAAVYVWHCDRDGKYSLYSEGITGENYLRGVQVADESGVVRFTSIFPACYSGRWPHIHFEVYPDQSSITDSTKAIATSQVALPKEICDAAYTETGYEQSVTNLAQVTLDNDNVFGDDSAARQLGTVTGSATAGYQVSLTAGVDTTTAAGGGGQAAAAGGSEGSAEGGAGGGQPGGYGAPGGASGNGGGAPGGQPPSGAPGGQAGYGAPGGQPPSGAPGGQAPSA; encoded by the coding sequence ATGCAGGAGCGCGACCCCGCCAGAAGGCCGATACTCCCGGGGCTGGCGCAGCGCCCCGCCGCGGACGCTGTCGACCAGGACACCGCCGCCGGCCTCGGCATCCTGGTGAACCGGCGCCGGATGCTGACCTTCCTGGGTGTGGGGGCCGCTTCAGCGGGACTCGCCGCCTGCGGAGGATCGACCGACTCGACCGACTCGTCCGGCACCGGCGGCGCCACCGCGGCGAGTTCCAACAGCGCGGAGATCCCTGAGGAGACCGCCGGCCCCTATCCAGGTGACGGGTCCAACGGGCCCGACGTCCTGGAGCAGGACGGCATCATCCGCAGTGACATCAGAAGCAGTTTCGGTGACGCCAGCGGGACCGCCGAGGGAATCCCGATGACACTGGAGCTGACGATCACGGACCTCGCCAACAGTGCCGCGCCGTTCGCCGGAGCGGCGGTGTACGTATGGCACTGCGACCGCGACGGAAAGTATTCGCTGTACAGCGAGGGAATCACCGGCGAGAACTATCTGCGCGGCGTCCAGGTGGCAGACGAGAGCGGCGTGGTCCGCTTCACGAGCATCTTCCCGGCCTGCTATTCCGGGCGCTGGCCGCACATCCACTTCGAGGTGTATCCCGACCAGTCCTCCATCACGGACTCCACCAAGGCGATCGCCACCTCACAGGTCGCGCTGCCGAAGGAGATCTGCGACGCGGCCTACACCGAGACCGGGTACGAGCAGTCGGTGACCAACCTGGCCCAGGTCACCCTCGACAACGACAACGTCTTCGGTGACGACTCCGCCGCACGCCAGCTCGGAACCGTGACGGGCAGCGCCACCGCGGGCTACCAGGTCTCGCTCACCGCCGGCGTCGACACGACGACTGCCGCGGGCGGCGGAGGCCAGGCCGCCGCGGCAGGCGGCTCCGAAGGCAGCGCAGAAGGCGGAGCGGGAGGCGGCCAGCCGGGTGGCTACGGCGCGCCGGGCGGGGCATCCGGCAACGGTGGCGGCGCACCTGGCGGACAGCCCCCCTCGGGAGCGCCGGGAGGGCAGGCGGGCTACGGAGCACCCGGCGGACAGCCGCCGTCGGGAGCGCCCGGCGGGCAGGCCCCGAGCGCCTGA
- a CDS encoding GntR family transcriptional regulator, with protein sequence MAALDGMAAVGDLGVGTARTTHRDVIDRLRRAILIGVLPAGTRLVQADLARRLRVSVTPVREALRDLVGEGLVDFDPYRGATVHSPTLAELEEIYEIRTRLTPPAVQGSVDRATNSDLAEAEALGAAMEATSDPAEWVDLNRRFHAVLIAPCRRAHLLEILTRMSDLSTLYVGVSLGGDSGRRERGDHDHHELVSAYRARDVGRAVTVSLKHVADTLDDARAALLRGPAPAPAGGELDGDAGDRSSGPDL encoded by the coding sequence GTGGCGGCCTTGGACGGTATGGCGGCAGTGGGCGACCTCGGGGTCGGGACTGCTCGGACCACGCACCGGGACGTCATCGACCGGCTGCGGCGTGCGATCCTCATCGGCGTGCTGCCGGCCGGCACCCGGCTCGTCCAGGCGGACCTGGCGAGGCGGCTGCGGGTCAGCGTGACGCCGGTGCGGGAGGCGCTGCGGGACCTTGTCGGGGAGGGGCTCGTCGACTTCGACCCCTACCGGGGCGCCACCGTGCATTCACCGACGCTCGCCGAGCTCGAGGAGATCTACGAGATCCGCACCCGCCTGACCCCGCCGGCGGTGCAGGGCTCGGTCGACCGCGCCACGAACAGCGATCTCGCCGAGGCCGAGGCGCTGGGTGCCGCGATGGAGGCCACCAGCGACCCGGCCGAATGGGTGGACCTCAACCGCAGGTTCCACGCGGTGCTGATCGCGCCGTGCCGGCGCGCCCACCTGCTGGAGATCCTGACCCGGATGTCCGATCTGTCGACGCTCTACGTCGGCGTCTCGCTCGGGGGCGACAGCGGGCGGCGGGAACGTGGGGACCACGACCACCACGAACTGGTGAGCGCCTACCGGGCGCGTGATGTGGGCCGAGCGGTGACCGTCTCGCTCAAGCATGTGGCCGACACGCTGGATGACGCGCGCGCCGCGCTGCTGCGCGGGCCCGCGCCCGCGCCCGCGGGTGGCGAGCTGGACGGCGACGCCGGCGACCGGTCGTCAGGCCCCGATCTCTGA
- a CDS encoding fumarylacetoacetate hydrolase family protein, with protein MRLARIGAEPERWALVEGDGLVEIAETLTELIAGAAPTATGRRLDPAHTTLLAPVSGHCRGVFCTGINYTAHQQESAEAFSATVPPHPIIFFKTVSALCGPYDELPLDPAVSPEFDWEGELGVVIGTGGRDIPVARALEHVFAYTVVNDITARDIQRRHQQWHLGKNVDAATPVGPWLVTADEFADGALPADTVVELRVNGVAKQRAVTADMIFDVATQISVISATTALLPGDVISTGTPAGVGFTRTPPEFLADGDIVETEVTGVGLLRNVVRAGARTPVTTGAAISLTSAPTASSAPTARKVSV; from the coding sequence GTGAGGCTCGCCAGGATCGGCGCGGAACCGGAACGCTGGGCGCTCGTCGAGGGCGACGGACTCGTCGAGATCGCCGAGACGCTCACCGAGCTCATCGCCGGAGCGGCGCCGACCGCGACCGGACGCCGGCTCGACCCGGCCCACACCACCCTGCTCGCGCCCGTCTCGGGACACTGCCGCGGGGTGTTCTGCACCGGCATCAACTACACAGCCCACCAGCAGGAGTCCGCCGAGGCGTTCTCCGCCACGGTGCCGCCGCATCCGATCATCTTCTTCAAGACGGTCTCGGCACTGTGCGGCCCGTACGACGAGCTTCCGCTCGACCCGGCGGTGTCGCCGGAGTTCGACTGGGAGGGCGAGCTCGGTGTCGTGATCGGCACCGGCGGCCGGGACATCCCGGTGGCGCGCGCACTCGAGCACGTCTTCGCCTACACGGTCGTCAACGACATCACCGCGCGTGACATCCAGCGCCGTCACCAGCAGTGGCACCTGGGCAAGAACGTCGACGCGGCCACCCCGGTCGGGCCCTGGCTGGTCACCGCCGACGAGTTCGCCGACGGCGCCCTCCCCGCGGACACCGTCGTCGAGCTGCGGGTGAACGGCGTCGCCAAGCAGCGCGCGGTCACCGCCGACATGATCTTCGATGTCGCCACCCAGATCTCGGTGATCTCCGCGACGACCGCGCTGCTGCCCGGGGACGTCATCAGCACGGGCACACCCGCCGGCGTCGGCTTCACCCGCACGCCCCCGGAGTTCCTCGCCGACGGCGACATCGTCGAGACCGAGGTCACCGGGGTCGGTCTCCTGCGCAACGTCGTCCGGGCCGGGGCGCGCACCCCCGTGACCACCGGCGCCGCCATCTCCCTCACCTCCGCTCCCACCGCCTCCTCCGCCCCCACCGCACGAAAGGTCAGCGTGTGA